In one window of Romboutsia hominis DNA:
- a CDS encoding AAA family ATPase — protein MKIAITGKGGVGKTTFSSMLSRMFAEDGYRVLAVDADPDANLALALGFPREVYESIVPISEMKKLVSDRTAASVGSFGKMFKMNPKVDDIPENLCKEHNGVRLLTLGTVDSGGSGCVCPEHVLLKRLCSHLILQNKDVVVMDMEAGIEHLGRGTAESVDAFIVVVEPGERSLQTYRKVKKLGQDIGVKKVFVVGNKIRNKEDEEFIISNLEDGEPLGFIYYNQDVIDADRSNKSPYDTSEETKNQIKAIKNHLVKLQNI, from the coding sequence ATGAAAATAGCAATAACAGGTAAGGGCGGAGTAGGTAAAACAACTTTTTCTTCAATGCTATCTAGAATGTTTGCAGAAGATGGATATAGAGTACTAGCAGTTGATGCTGATCCAGATGCAAACTTAGCTTTAGCACTAGGATTTCCAAGAGAAGTCTATGAGTCAATAGTTCCAATCTCAGAAATGAAAAAACTTGTTTCAGATAGGACTGCTGCATCAGTAGGATCATTTGGAAAAATGTTTAAAATGAATCCTAAGGTAGATGACATACCAGAAAATTTATGTAAAGAACATAATGGAGTAAGGCTACTTACATTAGGAACAGTAGATTCTGGTGGTAGTGGATGTGTTTGTCCAGAACATGTACTACTAAAAAGGCTATGTTCACACTTAATATTACAAAATAAAGATGTAGTTGTTATGGATATGGAAGCAGGTATTGAACATTTAGGGAGAGGAACAGCTGAAAGTGTAGATGCATTTATAGTAGTTGTTGAGCCTGGAGAAAGAAGTCTTCAGACCTATAGAAAAGTAAAAAAGCTAGGACAAGATATAGGAGTTAAAAAAGTATTTGTCGTAGGAAATAAAATTAGAAATAAAGAAGACGAGGAATTCATAATCTCTAACCTAGAGGATGGGGAACCATTAGGATTTATATACTATAACCAAGATGTTATAGACGCAGATAGATCAAACAAATCTCCATATGACACAAGTGAAGAGACTAAAAATCAGATAAAAGCAATTAAAAACCATCTAGTTAAATTGCAAAATATATAA
- the cooS gene encoding anaerobic carbon-monoxide dehydrogenase catalytic subunit encodes MDKKMMTIDLNSQAMLDKAAKDGVETMYDRKLSMKAQCGFGLQGTCCRICAAGPCRITPKTPLGLCGADEHVIVGRNFARMVAAGTAAHSDHARGIAHTLSLSSRDGNYTIKDEVKLVNLAKEWGVETEDRDIYDIAHEVADIALMEFGKPHGVLNFLSRAPKQRQEIWKRYAIEPRAIDREIATIMHSTHMGCTADIDSLINLSMRTSLSDGWGGSMIGTIFSDILFGTPTVRQSEANLGVLEDNKVNIILHGHEPSLSEMIVLASEDPELVALAKEMGADGINLAGMCCTGNEVTMRHGVRTAGDFHQQELAIVTGAVEAMIVDVQCIFPALAKVAECYHTKFITTSPKAKIAGSTYIEFTEETALDDAKRIVREAILNFKNRDKEKVEIPQLKSSTTVGFSEQAIIGQLDRVVNSQIDQAGTVKPLVDCLKSGVLRGVVGVVGCNNARSTSNKAHVTIMKELIKNDILVVTTGCGASAAGKFGLLTKEARSMASKGLATVCELVDIPPVIHLGSCVDCSRILSVVSEVAKFLDMDMCDIPVAGVAPEWMSEKAVAIGTYVVASGIDTYLGIMPPVAGSDKTVEILTQTLQDSVGATFKVNENPEELAQMIIQDIEKKRVHFEKLVEEKMNEEATVEA; translated from the coding sequence ATGGATAAAAAAATGATGACTATCGATTTGAACAGTCAAGCTATGTTAGATAAGGCTGCAAAAGATGGTGTAGAAACTATGTATGATAGAAAGCTTTCTATGAAGGCTCAATGTGGATTTGGTCTTCAAGGAACTTGTTGTAGAATATGTGCAGCTGGACCTTGTAGAATAACTCCTAAAACTCCACTTGGATTATGTGGAGCTGATGAGCATGTAATAGTAGGTAGAAACTTTGCTAGAATGGTTGCAGCGGGGACTGCAGCTCACTCTGATCATGCAAGGGGTATAGCTCATACATTATCTTTATCTAGCAGAGATGGAAACTACACTATAAAAGATGAAGTTAAATTAGTTAATTTAGCTAAAGAATGGGGAGTAGAGACTGAAGATCGAGATATATATGATATAGCTCATGAAGTTGCAGATATAGCTTTAATGGAGTTTGGTAAACCACATGGAGTATTAAACTTCTTAAGTCGTGCTCCAAAGCAAAGACAAGAAATATGGAAAAGATACGCAATAGAACCAAGAGCTATAGATAGAGAAATAGCCACAATAATGCACTCAACTCATATGGGATGTACAGCTGATATAGATAGTTTAATAAACTTATCAATGAGAACTTCATTATCAGATGGATGGGGTGGATCAATGATAGGAACTATATTCAGTGATATACTATTCGGAACACCAACAGTTAGACAATCAGAAGCAAATCTAGGAGTATTAGAAGATAATAAAGTAAACATAATATTACATGGACATGAACCATCATTATCAGAGATGATAGTTTTAGCATCTGAAGATCCAGAATTAGTAGCATTAGCTAAAGAAATGGGAGCAGATGGAATAAACTTAGCTGGTATGTGTTGTACTGGTAATGAGGTTACAATGAGACATGGTGTAAGAACTGCAGGAGACTTCCACCAACAAGAGTTAGCTATCGTAACAGGTGCTGTAGAAGCAATGATAGTTGACGTTCAATGTATATTCCCTGCATTAGCAAAAGTCGCAGAATGTTATCACACTAAATTCATAACAACATCTCCAAAGGCAAAAATAGCAGGATCAACTTATATAGAATTCACAGAAGAAACAGCTCTTGATGATGCCAAGAGAATAGTAAGAGAAGCTATACTAAACTTCAAAAATAGAGATAAAGAAAAAGTTGAAATACCACAGTTAAAATCTTCAACAACTGTAGGATTCAGTGAACAAGCAATAATAGGTCAATTAGATAGAGTTGTAAACTCTCAAATAGATCAAGCGGGAACTGTTAAACCATTAGTAGACTGCTTAAAATCAGGAGTATTAAGAGGGGTAGTTGGTGTTGTTGGATGTAACAATGCAAGAAGTACTTCAAATAAAGCTCATGTTACTATAATGAAAGAATTAATTAAAAACGATATACTTGTAGTTACTACAGGTTGTGGTGCTTCAGCTGCTGGTAAATTTGGACTATTAACTAAAGAAGCTAGAAGTATGGCTAGTAAGGGGCTTGCAACAGTTTGTGAGTTAGTTGATATACCTCCAGTAATACACTTAGGTTCTTGTGTTGACTGTAGTCGTATATTATCTGTAGTGTCAGAAGTTGCTAAGTTCTTAGATATGGATATGTGTGATATTCCAGTAGCAGGTGTAGCACCAGAATGGATGTCAGAAAAAGCTGTTGCTATAGGTACTTATGTTGTAGCATCAGGGATAGATACATACTTAGGAATTATGCCTCCAGTTGCTGGTTCTGACAAAACTGTTGAGATATTGACTCAAACATTACAAGATTCAGTAGGAGCTACATTCAAGGTAAATGAAAATCCTGAAGAATTAGCTCAAATGATAATACAAGATATAGAAAAGAAACGTGTTCATTTTGAAAAATTAGTAGAAGAAAAAATGAATGAAGAAGCTACTGTTGAAGCTTAA
- a CDS encoding bifunctional enoyl-CoA hydratase/phosphate acetyltransferase, which translates to MIKDLHDMLDKLKQEEKVILSVAAAEDREVLLAIKDAVNKEVIQPILVGQADKIKSISNDINFELEGITIIDSPSIEESAKIAVELVSKQEADFVMKGLLDTSILLKSVLNKEYGLRTESLLSHVMIYQLENYHKLLILTDGGMNISPDYEQKEKILKNAIQAAKCLGVDEIKVACLAAKEKVNPKMQATVDARLLQEACKEGKFGEGVIVEGPLAFDLAISKESSEIKGFKSEVSGDTDILLVPNIEVGNGIGKSFTYMANAKSAGIIMGAKAPVVLVSRADSHESKLYSIAYGALIAKSMK; encoded by the coding sequence ATGATAAAAGATTTACACGATATGTTAGACAAACTAAAGCAAGAAGAAAAAGTAATACTTTCAGTTGCAGCAGCAGAAGATAGAGAAGTTTTATTAGCTATAAAGGATGCAGTTAATAAAGAAGTTATACAACCTATATTAGTAGGACAAGCAGATAAAATAAAGTCTATATCAAATGACATAAACTTTGAGTTAGAAGGTATAACTATAATAGACTCGCCAAGTATAGAAGAAAGTGCAAAGATTGCCGTAGAGTTAGTGTCTAAACAAGAAGCTGATTTTGTTATGAAGGGATTACTTGATACATCAATACTATTAAAGTCAGTGCTCAATAAAGAGTATGGACTTAGAACAGAGAGTTTACTTAGTCATGTAATGATATATCAACTTGAAAACTACCATAAGCTTTTAATATTAACAGATGGCGGAATGAACATATCTCCAGATTATGAACAAAAAGAAAAAATACTAAAAAATGCAATACAAGCGGCAAAATGTTTAGGTGTGGATGAGATAAAGGTAGCATGTTTAGCAGCAAAAGAAAAAGTAAATCCAAAAATGCAAGCTACAGTAGATGCTAGACTATTACAAGAAGCTTGTAAAGAAGGTAAATTTGGAGAAGGTGTTATAGTTGAAGGTCCACTTGCGTTTGATTTAGCTATATCAAAAGAATCAAGTGAAATAAAAGGATTTAAAAGTGAAGTAAGTGGAGATACAGATATATTACTAGTTCCAAATATTGAAGTTGGAAATGGAATAGGAAAATCATTTACATATATGGCAAATGCGAAATCAGCAGGAATTATAATGGGAGCAAAAGCCCCAGTAGTATTGGTATCAAGAGCAGATAGTCATGAATCTAAGTTATATTCTATAGCATATGGAGCGCTTATTGCCAAGAGCATGAAATAA
- a CDS encoding SpaA isopeptide-forming pilin-related protein has translation MKNKYKLGKKIISILTSVLMVINVLINTHFAYAEEVKTDNQGDTIEVSITCDKKEIEPGEKLNFKLEYKAKYGPGSIKPGDTIEFEMPSWLERFSFKFPPEHFKSVQMEGNKVVATFGDDVYDAIGGYVNVSAYADKTEEVDNQKIEVWIDGKPVTSIEIAIKPSNETEPIIDRQILKTINNYDHVDSDGNTVGNIYYPVLGKTQQYRVYVNEKFSNISNAVLTDNMPEGMELIPSSVNVIKIERDSAETDVTDSLNISKSSNRLSINFGNIKDKYIVTYKTKITQNLSSYKNTAVFNKSDGKLNSTVILKQKNEAKDVISKYSYTSAKNSEGKNVASMNENVRYRIDINENRSNLKNVTLNDFTPKGMELLKDSISIGKYNKDESFEWVTDQFKDKINTNNGNLTINFGNVDDYYIVCYDMKITNVEDSYSNTAKLSYNGTRNSVDDTVKYEYNAGAINAHKSVDKTKLEKDDDQSVVYSINFESFGVFQKGYIDLVDKLDPNVKIVKVEVPDAFSSKIDKANNTVNIINDKGQINYKENLEVKIYTDFSNVKDGTTVSNIAKINGNPSNKVETKKGYAFEAIKVDSENKESKLSGAIFNLKDSNKKVIGKLTSDENGLIKSDVDNVGTYYLQEVKAPEGYSVDGKDIKFTIEKSDIGTVKNIGTITNEKTNGEVEIKKVDKDNTSKVLPGTEFEIQTQDGQKVTTIITGKDGIARASLKPGKYKAVETKASKGYILTNEVQNFEIKFNQKEDAKLVFENEKQEIPTEKINNKLNESENKSSGEVEIKKVDKDDTSKVLPGTEFEIQTQDGKKVTTIITGEDGIARATLKPGEYRAVETKASEGYVLTNEVQNFEIKPNQKENIKLVFENKREELPVKDTNNKQSESEDKYNNDNKVVDEKTNGEVEIKEVDKDNPSKMLPGTEFEIQTQDGKNVTTTTTGKDGTATVSLEPGKYKAVETKSSEGYPLTNEVQNFEIKPNQKENVKLVFENEKDEVSEKNTNSKTKELEHKYNNDNKVLDKTTNTPKTGEESIIGYIALVILALVGIVFINKRK, from the coding sequence TTGAAAAATAAATACAAGTTAGGAAAAAAAATAATATCGATACTTACGTCAGTACTAATGGTTATAAATGTGTTAATTAATACACATTTTGCGTATGCTGAAGAAGTTAAGACAGATAATCAAGGGGATACAATAGAAGTATCTATAACATGTGATAAAAAAGAGATTGAGCCTGGAGAAAAATTGAATTTTAAACTAGAGTATAAGGCTAAATATGGTCCAGGGAGTATAAAACCAGGTGATACTATAGAATTTGAAATGCCTAGTTGGCTTGAAAGATTTAGCTTTAAATTCCCCCCAGAGCATTTTAAAAGTGTACAAATGGAAGGTAATAAAGTAGTAGCAACTTTTGGGGATGATGTTTATGATGCAATAGGAGGATATGTTAATGTATCAGCATATGCAGATAAAACGGAAGAAGTAGATAATCAGAAGATAGAGGTATGGATTGATGGAAAACCAGTTACTAGCATAGAAATAGCTATAAAACCATCTAATGAAACAGAGCCTATAATAGATAGACAGATTCTTAAAACTATAAATAATTATGACCATGTAGATTCAGATGGAAATACGGTAGGAAATATATATTATCCAGTACTAGGAAAAACTCAACAATATAGAGTATATGTTAATGAGAAATTTTCAAATATATCAAATGCAGTATTAACAGATAATATGCCTGAAGGAATGGAGCTTATACCAAGTTCTGTAAATGTAATTAAAATAGAAAGAGATAGCGCAGAAACAGATGTCACAGATAGCTTAAATATAAGCAAATCATCTAATAGGCTTAGTATAAACTTTGGAAATATTAAAGATAAATATATTGTAACTTATAAGACAAAGATTACTCAAAATTTGAGTTCTTATAAGAATACAGCAGTATTTAATAAAAGCGATGGTAAGTTAAATAGTACTGTTATATTAAAACAAAAAAATGAAGCAAAAGATGTTATAAGTAAGTATAGTTATACCTCTGCTAAAAATTCAGAAGGTAAAAATGTAGCATCTATGAACGAAAATGTAAGATATAGAATAGATATTAATGAAAATAGGTCAAATCTTAAAAATGTAACTTTAAATGACTTTACACCTAAAGGAATGGAACTTTTAAAGGACAGTATAAGTATAGGTAAATACAATAAAGATGAAAGCTTTGAGTGGGTAACAGATCAATTTAAAGATAAAATAAACACTAATAATGGAAATTTAACTATAAATTTTGGAAACGTAGATGATTACTATATTGTTTGTTACGACATGAAGATTACAAATGTTGAAGATTCATACTCAAATACTGCAAAGTTATCATACAATGGAACTAGAAATAGTGTTGATGATACGGTTAAATATGAATACAATGCAGGAGCTATAAATGCTCACAAATCTGTTGATAAGACTAAATTAGAAAAAGATGATGACCAAAGTGTTGTATATTCTATAAACTTTGAGAGTTTTGGTGTATTCCAAAAGGGATATATAGATTTAGTAGATAAATTAGATCCGAACGTAAAGATCGTAAAAGTTGAAGTTCCAGATGCTTTTTCTAGTAAAATAGATAAAGCAAATAATACAGTCAATATTATCAATGATAAGGGACAAATAAATTACAAAGAAAATTTAGAAGTAAAAATATATACTGATTTTAGCAATGTAAAAGATGGAACAACTGTATCAAATATAGCTAAAATAAATGGTAATCCAAGTAATAAAGTTGAAACTAAAAAGGGATATGCTTTTGAAGCTATTAAAGTTGATAGTGAAAATAAGGAAAGTAAGCTTAGTGGAGCTATATTTAATCTAAAAGATTCTAATAAGAAAGTTATAGGAAAATTAACTAGTGATGAGAATGGATTAATTAAATCAGATGTAGATAATGTAGGAACATATTATTTACAAGAAGTAAAAGCTCCAGAGGGATATTCAGTAGATGGAAAAGACATAAAGTTTACTATAGAAAAAAGTGATATAGGAACTGTTAAAAATATAGGAACTATAACAAATGAGAAAACAAATGGAGAAGTAGAAATAAAGAAAGTAGATAAAGATAATACAAGTAAAGTGTTACCAGGAACAGAGTTTGAAATACAAACACAAGATGGGCAAAAGGTAACAACGATAATAACTGGAAAGGACGGAATAGCAAGAGCAAGTCTAAAGCCAGGAAAGTATAAAGCAGTAGAAACAAAAGCATCCAAAGGATATATATTAACAAATGAAGTACAAAACTTCGAAATAAAGTTTAATCAAAAGGAAGATGCAAAATTAGTATTTGAAAATGAGAAGCAAGAAATTCCTACTGAAAAAATTAACAATAAGTTAAATGAATCAGAGAATAAATCAAGTGGAGAAGTAGAAATAAAGAAAGTAGATAAAGATGATACAAGTAAGGTGTTACCAGGGACAGAGTTCGAAATCCAAACACAAGATGGGAAAAAGGTGACAACGATAATAACTGGAGAAGACGGTATAGCAAGAGCAACTTTAAAGCCGGGAGAATATAGAGCAGTAGAAACAAAAGCATCAGAAGGATATGTATTAACAAATGAAGTACAAAATTTTGAGATAAAGCCTAATCAAAAAGAAAATATAAAATTAGTTTTTGAAAATAAGAGGGAAGAATTGCCTGTAAAAGATACTAATAATAAGCAAAGTGAATCAGAAGATAAATATAATAATGATAATAAAGTAGTAGATGAAAAAACAAATGGAGAAGTAGAAATAAAGGAAGTTGATAAAGACAATCCAAGTAAAATGTTGCCAGGAACAGAGTTTGAAATCCAAACACAAGATGGAAAAAATGTGACAACAACAACAACTGGAAAAGACGGAACAGCTACAGTAAGTCTAGAACCAGGCAAGTATAAAGCAGTAGAAACAAAATCATCAGAAGGGTACCCATTAACAAATGAAGTACAAAATTTTGAGATAAAGCCTAATCAAAAAGAAAATGTAAAATTAGTTTTTGAAAATGAGAAAGATGAAGTGTCTGAAAAAAATACTAATAGCAAGACAAAGGAATTAGAGCATAAATATAATAATGATAATAAAGTATTAGATAAAACTACTAATACTCCTAAAACAGGAGAAGAATCTATAATAGGATATATTGCATTAGTTATATTAGCTTTAGTGGGGATTGTATTTATAAACAAGAGAAAGTAA
- a CDS encoding tetratricopeptide repeat protein, producing the protein MKFKIEKYLLKKTEELSFITIKHGGEFNLEGYTIPKGGLDVPIKNEVLVKGIKEKTAQDKINTMSIADAMIYIMGIDSQFKYNEEYRKFLDAFSKKVNINIKEYMGYMSKKYFDIGEITDSLIYLKAMISMYPNDIDGLYHYSIVCQELAKQYQKDMDKEAMNKFLLEALEKLEMVIQLDENFALAYYHLGYHYYNQGQYLKARVIWEEAQKLGLDADLMAEVQENIGKMDFKVQYEEGYNLVFQGKCEEGLEKLLPLEQDHPDWWNLLFMIGLAYKNMGEFEEAKKYFEKILITKPHQVDTMVELGLCEASMFNIDKAIEHFEQAAKIKEDPEILCNLGMAYLNKGDIDDAIYYIERAYELDPQDEITVACLRELDKYR; encoded by the coding sequence ATGAAGTTTAAAATAGAAAAGTATTTATTAAAGAAAACAGAAGAATTATCTTTTATAACTATAAAACATGGTGGAGAATTTAACTTAGAAGGTTACACTATACCTAAGGGTGGATTAGATGTACCTATAAAAAATGAGGTATTAGTTAAAGGAATAAAAGAAAAGACAGCACAAGATAAGATAAATACAATGTCTATAGCAGATGCTATGATATATATAATGGGTATTGATAGCCAATTTAAGTATAATGAAGAATACAGAAAATTTTTAGATGCTTTTAGCAAAAAAGTAAATATAAATATAAAAGAATATATGGGCTATATGTCTAAAAAATACTTTGATATTGGTGAGATAACTGATTCGTTAATATACTTAAAAGCTATGATAAGTATGTATCCAAATGACATAGATGGATTATATCATTATTCAATAGTTTGCCAGGAACTAGCAAAGCAGTATCAAAAAGATATGGACAAAGAAGCTATGAATAAGTTTTTATTAGAAGCCTTAGAAAAGTTGGAAATGGTTATACAATTAGATGAAAACTTTGCTTTAGCTTACTATCATTTAGGATACCATTACTACAATCAAGGTCAATATTTAAAGGCTAGAGTTATATGGGAAGAAGCACAAAAATTAGGGTTAGATGCAGACTTAATGGCAGAGGTTCAAGAAAATATAGGAAAGATGGACTTTAAAGTTCAATATGAAGAAGGTTATAATTTAGTATTCCAAGGAAAATGTGAAGAAGGACTAGAAAAATTATTACCTCTTGAACAAGATCATCCTGATTGGTGGAACTTATTATTTATGATAGGATTAGCTTATAAAAATATGGGTGAATTTGAAGAAGCTAAGAAATATTTTGAAAAAATACTTATAACTAAACCACATCAAGTAGATACAATGGTTGAACTAGGCCTTTGTGAAGCTAGTATGTTCAATATAGATAAAGCTATAGAACACTTTGAACAAGCAGCTAAAATAAAAGAAGATCCAGAAATATTATGCAATTTAGGGATGGCATATCTAAACAAAGGTGATATAGATGATGCTATATATTATATAGAAAGAGCTTATGAATTAGATCCACAAGATGAAATTACAGTGGCATGTTTAAGAGAACTTGATAAATATAGATAA
- a CDS encoding B12-binding domain-containing radical SAM protein: protein MKILLTTLNSKFIHTNLAIRYLKEFVKDLVEVDLKEYTINNDLDYILKDIHKHDYDVILFSTYIWNVNDIVRLCHNIKKVKPSIKIALGGPEVTYDSESFMEKHSFVDYILYGEGELVFRDLVMYLKGQKSLEDVEGIVYRNNDEIVVTKPKELLQNLDEIPSPYDHLNPAEYENRIVYYETSRGCPFNCQYCLSSTLEGLRYFSIDRVKKDLKALIDARVSQIKFIDRTFNANKKFAQEIMNFLMENDNGYTTYHFEVTAHLLDEETLNFLKDCKEGLFQFEIGVQSTNQKTLDAVGRRDDFEKLSYAVKKVASYRNIHQHLDLIAGLPYEDYASFENSFNDVFNLGIEHIQLGFLKMIKGTGIRNTAKEHGYRYKDYTPYEVLYNDYISYSEMIKLKDIEEILERYYNSKNFVLSMRYIIHNYYEQSPFKFFEEFATYFDENGYFDVAQGKNQLYKILLDFYNDKINDKNELFNDILKYDYISLGKTSNLPQIFNKEDVEDFKNRCHMFLQNEDNILKYIPQFENKPAKHIIKYVHFEPFRFDILKLKEDIHADIKEIKNIILFVYDDDNKVFEKSKSYSVNI from the coding sequence TTGAAAATTTTATTAACAACGTTAAATTCAAAATTTATACATACAAATTTAGCAATAAGATATTTAAAAGAGTTTGTAAAAGACTTAGTAGAAGTAGATTTAAAAGAATATACAATAAATAATGATTTAGATTATATATTAAAAGATATACACAAACATGATTATGATGTAATACTATTTTCAACTTATATATGGAACGTAAACGATATAGTTAGATTATGCCATAATATAAAGAAAGTAAAGCCAAGTATAAAGATAGCTCTAGGTGGGCCAGAGGTAACTTATGATAGCGAAAGCTTTATGGAAAAGCACTCATTTGTAGACTATATACTTTATGGAGAGGGAGAATTAGTTTTTAGAGATTTGGTAATGTATCTAAAAGGACAAAAATCTTTAGAAGATGTAGAAGGTATAGTTTATAGAAATAACGATGAGATAGTTGTAACTAAACCTAAGGAATTATTACAAAATCTAGATGAAATACCTAGTCCTTATGATCATTTAAATCCAGCAGAATATGAAAATAGAATTGTTTACTATGAAACATCTAGAGGGTGTCCTTTTAATTGCCAATACTGCTTATCTTCAACACTTGAAGGATTAAGATATTTTAGTATAGATAGAGTAAAAAAAGATTTAAAGGCATTAATAGATGCAAGGGTATCTCAAATAAAGTTTATAGACAGAACTTTCAATGCTAACAAGAAGTTTGCACAAGAAATAATGAATTTCCTTATGGAAAATGACAATGGTTATACAACATATCATTTTGAAGTCACAGCACACTTATTAGATGAGGAAACATTAAACTTCTTAAAAGATTGCAAAGAAGGGTTATTCCAATTTGAAATAGGAGTACAAAGTACAAACCAGAAAACTCTTGATGCAGTTGGAAGAAGAGATGATTTTGAAAAATTATCTTATGCAGTTAAAAAAGTAGCATCGTATAGAAATATACATCAACATTTAGATTTAATAGCGGGACTTCCATATGAAGATTATGCAAGCTTTGAAAATTCATTTAATGATGTATTTAATTTAGGTATAGAGCATATACAATTAGGGTTCTTAAAGATGATAAAAGGAACTGGTATAAGAAATACTGCAAAAGAACATGGATATAGATACAAAGATTATACACCATATGAAGTATTATATAATGATTATATAAGTTATAGCGAAATGATAAAGTTAAAAGATATAGAAGAAATACTAGAAAGATACTATAACTCTAAAAACTTTGTATTGTCAATGAGATACATAATACATAATTATTATGAGCAAAGTCCATTTAAATTCTTTGAAGAATTTGCAACTTACTTTGATGAAAATGGGTATTTTGATGTAGCACAAGGTAAGAATCAATTATATAAAATATTATTAGATTTCTACAACGATAAGATAAATGATAAAAATGAATTATTTAATGATATATTAAAGTATGATTATATATCATTAGGTAAAACTTCAAATTTACCTCAAATATTCAATAAAGAAGATGTAGAAGATTTTAAAAATAGATGTCATATGTTCTTACAAAATGAAGATAACATATTAAAATATATACCACAGTTTGAAAATAAACCAGCTAAGCATATAATAAAATATGTTCATTTTGAACCATTTAGATTCGATATATTAAAGTTAAAAGAAGATATACATGCTGATATAAAAGAGATAAAAAATATAATTTTATTTGTCTATGATGATGATAACAAAGTTTTTGAAAAGTCAAAGTCATATAGTGTTAACATATAA